A stretch of the Nosocomiicoccus ampullae genome encodes the following:
- a CDS encoding metal ABC transporter ATP-binding protein produces the protein MTAPIFEIKDVSYKYYEKMETTVALQNINLKIDRGEFMAIVGPNGSGKSTLLKLILGIKKLQEGEILINGKPASRKNRETKVGYVSQKAASFAKGFPATVKEVVLSGLTKKRGLFKRFNKEDYEALDYVLNLLDIKDLKNKNIASLSGGQTQRVFIARALINNPEILVLDEPTEGIDARNINSFYEVLTLLKEEGTTILLVTHDIGVVIDQADTVACLNEHLHFHGTNQEFRNLDEAQLSKVYGFPIQLVSHDHDRSCCEVPHVN, from the coding sequence ATGACAGCACCAATATTTGAAATTAAAGATGTTAGCTATAAATATTATGAAAAAATGGAAACTACAGTCGCTTTACAAAATATCAATCTAAAAATTGATAGAGGTGAATTTATGGCGATTGTTGGACCAAATGGCTCTGGTAAATCAACATTATTAAAGTTGATATTGGGAATTAAAAAGCTACAAGAAGGTGAAATACTCATAAACGGTAAGCCTGCCAGTCGAAAAAATAGAGAGACGAAAGTCGGCTACGTGTCACAAAAAGCTGCTTCATTTGCAAAAGGTTTCCCAGCAACTGTTAAAGAAGTTGTATTAAGTGGCTTAACCAAAAAACGTGGATTATTTAAAAGATTTAATAAGGAAGACTATGAAGCATTAGATTATGTTTTAAATTTATTAGATATTAAAGATTTAAAAAACAAAAATATCGCAAGTTTATCAGGTGGTCAAACACAGCGTGTGTTTATTGCGAGAGCATTAATTAATAATCCAGAAATTCTCGTGTTAGACGAGCCGACTGAAGGAATTGATGCAAGAAATATTAATAGCTTCTATGAAGTATTAACACTTTTAAAAGAAGAGGGTACGACAATCCTTCTTGTCACACATGATATAGGTGTTGTTATTGATCAAGCAGATACTGTAGCTTGTCTGAATGAGCATTTACATTTCCACGGTACGAATCAAGAATTTCGTAATTTAGATGAAGCACAACTCTCTAAAGTTTATGGATTTCCAATTCAACTCGTGAGTCATGACCACGATAGAAGCTGTTGTGAGGTGCCACATGTTAATTGA
- a CDS encoding metal ABC transporter permease has product MLIDALQNYEFMRYSFISGIIVGLIAPLLGTFIVVRRLSLIADALSHISLGGITFGVYITSITGFLINPLITAVLFSIVGALSIEKMRTVYKHFSEISIPIIMSLGIALSVVFLSLSNGFNQDLFGYLFGSISAVTRNDLILISIIGVIVVSFVVLLYKEMFLLSFDEEYSEVMKISGVIHFIFIVLVALVISASMRIVGTLLVSAMMTLPVAAAMRITSSFKTLILVSIIFGEISVLIGLVIGFYLDIAPGGMIVLVAIFILAMTFVVNRIGVKMNA; this is encoded by the coding sequence ATGTTAATTGATGCATTACAAAATTATGAATTTATGAGATATTCTTTTATTAGTGGGATTATTGTCGGATTAATTGCACCGTTACTTGGTACATTTATTGTCGTAAGAAGGCTAAGTTTAATCGCCGATGCACTATCTCATATCTCCCTTGGTGGAATAACTTTCGGTGTTTATATAACAAGTATCACTGGATTTTTAATTAATCCATTAATCACAGCAGTCCTATTTTCAATCGTCGGTGCTTTAAGTATTGAAAAAATGCGTACAGTATATAAACACTTTTCAGAGATTTCAATACCAATTATTATGAGTCTCGGTATTGCATTGTCTGTAGTTTTTTTATCGTTATCTAATGGATTTAATCAAGACTTATTTGGATACCTATTTGGTAGTATTAGTGCCGTGACGAGAAACGATTTAATTTTAATTAGTATTATTGGAGTTATCGTGGTTTCATTCGTTGTATTACTATATAAGGAAATGTTTTTACTGTCATTTGATGAAGAATATAGTGAAGTTATGAAGATTAGCGGTGTGATTCATTTTATTTTTATTGTGTTAGTTGCTTTAGTCATTAGTGCATCAATGAGAATTGTCGGTACGTTATTAGTAAGTGCTATGATGACTCTACCTGTCGCAGCAGCTATGAGAATAACTTCAAGTTTTAAAACATTAATTCTAGTGAGTATTATTTTTGGTGAAATATCTGTACTTATTGGTCTAGTGATAGGATTTTATTTAGATATTGCTCCAGGTGGAATGATCGTATTAGTTGCGATATTTATTTTAGCGATGACATTTGTCGTCAATCGAATTGGAGTGAAGATGAATGCATAA
- a CDS encoding Fur family transcriptional regulator, whose product MHNHTIDKEEVKSILKENNLKLTKQRLSLLDIFLENENYVSAKYVYDKMAEIYEGISYDTIYRNLYTLYEINVLEETTFNGEKHYMISCSDHHHHHFICENCGMVKIIHYCPVETWQKEIPGAKINSHKIELYGLCSKCQKG is encoded by the coding sequence ATGCATAATCATACTATTGATAAAGAAGAAGTTAAATCAATATTAAAGGAAAATAATTTAAAGTTAACTAAGCAAAGACTGTCATTACTCGACATCTTTTTAGAAAATGAAAATTATGTAAGTGCAAAATATGTTTATGATAAAATGGCTGAGATTTATGAAGGAATTAGTTATGATACGATATATAGAAACTTATATACACTATATGAAATCAATGTCCTAGAAGAAACGACATTTAATGGTGAGAAGCATTATATGATTTCTTGTAGTGACCATCATCACCATCATTTTATTTGTGAAAATTGTGGTATGGTAAAAATTATTCATTATTGCCCAGTAGAAACATGGCAAAAAGAAATACCAGGCGCTAAAATTAATAGTCACAAAATAGAGCTATATGGCCTCTGTTCAAAATGTCAGAAAGGATGA